A genomic window from Tautonia rosea includes:
- a CDS encoding carbon-nitrogen hydrolase family protein, with protein sequence MNPMIRIQRNAFRISFHVLAAALLLTSPDPSVIASATTEERPSTHTSLIRVAAAQPRNRTIDFLLSPLEALDQVDRSIEELEQLVHLAGSKGCDVLAFPEDTLGLLNWEAANPEKLDQVLPTAVARMLAKLGDAASSHQMYLVLCNDTIDTDGNLYNMSFFLGRDGNEIGRYRKVNLTMAEQSRSRGESFPVFLTPDMGTVGMLICYDMVFPEAARCLALQGADLVFHLTLGGAAIGDEDVSLAAFRTRAVENFIYLVVANRGEGSMIIAPTGTILATAEGPDSLAVADIDPSTGREAGDAMNLQADMRGRLFRERVPGAYKILTDPRPPVLEKVQSNVTTEEAIRIMATVLTTGESRFNDAVALGRTEEAIRIFEQLCIECRTSWIDRAAQKYLNDLRKQ encoded by the coding sequence ATGAACCCTATGATTCGCATTCAGAGAAACGCGTTTCGAATCTCCTTTCATGTTCTGGCAGCGGCCCTCCTGCTGACCTCGCCAGACCCAAGCGTCATTGCTTCGGCGACAACCGAGGAGCGTCCTTCGACACACACGTCATTGATCCGGGTGGCCGCAGCTCAACCACGGAATCGGACGATCGATTTCCTGCTGAGCCCTTTGGAAGCTCTTGATCAGGTTGACCGTTCGATCGAGGAATTGGAGCAACTCGTTCACCTGGCCGGTTCCAAGGGTTGTGATGTCCTGGCGTTTCCCGAAGACACCCTTGGACTTCTCAACTGGGAGGCGGCCAACCCAGAGAAACTCGATCAGGTGCTTCCCACCGCGGTGGCTCGGATGCTCGCAAAACTCGGCGATGCGGCCTCATCGCATCAGATGTATCTGGTGCTCTGTAACGACACGATCGACACGGACGGCAACCTGTACAACATGTCGTTTTTCCTCGGGAGAGACGGCAACGAAATCGGACGCTATCGCAAGGTCAATCTAACCATGGCTGAGCAATCGCGGTCACGAGGTGAGAGTTTCCCGGTGTTTTTGACTCCGGACATGGGCACCGTGGGCATGTTGATCTGTTATGACATGGTCTTCCCCGAGGCGGCGCGTTGTCTTGCCCTCCAGGGAGCCGATCTTGTGTTTCATCTGACGCTCGGCGGTGCGGCCATCGGTGACGAAGACGTGAGCCTTGCTGCGTTTCGCACACGGGCCGTGGAAAACTTCATTTACCTGGTCGTGGCCAACCGCGGTGAGGGAAGTATGATCATTGCTCCCACAGGAACGATCCTCGCCACAGCAGAGGGTCCCGACTCACTTGCGGTTGCCGACATTGACCCTTCCACTGGACGAGAGGCTGGCGATGCCATGAACCTTCAGGCAGATATGCGTGGTCGGCTCTTTCGGGAGCGTGTTCCCGGGGCTTACAAGATCTTGACCGACCCCAGGCCTCCGGTCCTTGAGAAGGTCCAGTCCAATGTGACAACCGAGGAAGCCATCCGAATTATGGCAACCGTGTTGACCACCGGCGAGTCGCGCTTCAACGACGCCGTTGCCCTTGGCCGCACTGAGGAAGCGATCCGCATCTTTGAGCAGCTTTGCATCGAGTGTCGCACGTCCTGGATTGATCGCGCTGCCCAGAAGTATTTAAATGATCTTCGGAAACAATAA
- a CDS encoding efflux RND transporter periplasmic adaptor subunit — MPERGTIRRVTSEPGQIEAFETTDVLAKVSGYVRTLAVDLGDHVEVGQLLAELDAPELDAELDRKRAHLEQDRADLDQTKAMVEVAQAAVATALAGIEQAKAAMRRSEAVVTRWQAEFDRIERLVSERAITEGLRDETLSKLESARASRDEVVAQIQLAEASHLQAKAELLRAQADVLVGEAHLRVAQADVRHAEAMRSFTQIVAPFEGTITKRFIDTGHLTDPSGSRDPLLSIARTDVVRVVVGVPEVDAPLINTGDRAEIRVQALGGRTFEGSVTRSSWALDRATRTLRAEIDLENLDRMLQPGLYVYVSIIADQRDDVLSLPSSAVVIDGTEGAFCMVIVDGRVQRRAVELGLNDGTRVEIRSGLQEIEPVVDSDPSALVPGQPVEVIEAST; from the coding sequence ATGCCCGAACGGGGAACCATTCGCCGCGTCACGAGTGAACCCGGCCAGATCGAGGCCTTCGAGACCACTGACGTACTGGCGAAAGTCTCCGGCTATGTCCGGACCTTGGCCGTAGACCTTGGAGACCATGTTGAGGTGGGACAACTCCTTGCCGAACTCGATGCCCCGGAACTAGACGCGGAACTCGACCGTAAACGTGCTCATCTGGAGCAAGATCGCGCGGATCTCGATCAGACCAAGGCAATGGTTGAGGTCGCTCAAGCGGCTGTCGCCACCGCCTTGGCCGGGATTGAACAAGCCAAGGCCGCCATGCGACGCTCCGAGGCCGTGGTCACCCGCTGGCAGGCCGAATTTGACCGGATCGAACGCCTCGTGAGCGAGCGAGCGATTACCGAGGGGCTTCGCGATGAAACACTCAGCAAACTGGAATCGGCGAGAGCATCCAGGGACGAAGTGGTAGCCCAAATCCAACTGGCCGAGGCCAGCCACCTTCAAGCGAAGGCCGAACTGTTGCGAGCTCAGGCAGACGTGCTCGTCGGCGAGGCCCATCTCAGGGTTGCCCAGGCGGACGTTCGTCATGCCGAAGCCATGCGGTCGTTTACCCAAATTGTTGCGCCCTTCGAGGGAACAATCACAAAACGATTCATCGATACCGGACATCTGACCGATCCCAGTGGTTCCCGAGACCCATTGCTCTCGATCGCTCGAACCGATGTTGTTCGCGTGGTCGTCGGCGTGCCCGAGGTTGATGCTCCGTTGATCAACACGGGAGACCGAGCCGAGATTCGTGTCCAGGCTCTTGGGGGTCGAACGTTTGAGGGAAGTGTAACGCGCTCATCCTGGGCGCTCGATCGTGCCACCCGGACCCTCCGGGCCGAGATCGACCTGGAGAATCTTGATCGCATGCTCCAGCCTGGTTTGTACGTCTACGTTTCCATCATTGCTGACCAGCGGGATGACGTCCTTAGCCTCCCCTCGTCTGCGGTCGTGATTGATGGGACGGAAGGAGCCTTCTGTATGGTGATCGTCGATGGTCGCGTTCAGCGTCGAGCTGTTGAACTCGGACTTAACGATGGGACTCGCGTCGAGATTCGCTCTGGGCTCCAGGAAATCGAACCTGTGGTAGACTCCGACCCCTCGGCGCTCGTACCCGGCCAGCCCGTCGAGGTCATCGAAGCGTCCACCTGA
- a CDS encoding TolC family protein, producing the protein MLPPALRGTPLQAAQIVQPQDRSPLPSGGATLSTEIRVQDDPGKPLVPDQAVFPIDLGNALRLAGARDIEVQIARQRVAEALGELQLARSAWLPSIYYGPQWMRHDGQAQIVEGPVQTISKSSLFVGGMAALGDGISGPVPAGGPPNVGGFSTILRLSDAIFLPMAARRVVDAERAGVSVAVNNAIQGVAEAYFDLQAASGKLAIASEAAENAEVLVELTSSFARTGLGLEADYRRSLVERDLQRREVAEAVGLLEMASAELTRRTRLDPRIRVRPVEPPESILRFIPDDTSPDDLITTALLNRPELAEQRKFVEATLIRLKQARLRPFVPSLATRVSGGGYGGGRNDFFGNFDGRFDTDVNVFWELRGLGVGDAAYMKMADARNREAKLRVLQVQDQVAAEVVQAEKMRRAASRQIAEAERAVPDAIRSLELNIANIRRGAGLPEATRPIEVLQPIQALARARQAYLDSVLDYNRAQVRLYFAMGRPESLPSPATPTEWILPPPLPNAEPIAPPILPDTIE; encoded by the coding sequence ATGTTGCCTCCCGCACTCCGAGGAACTCCTCTCCAAGCCGCTCAGATTGTCCAGCCGCAGGATCGTTCTCCCTTACCGTCGGGTGGGGCGACTCTCTCGACCGAAATTCGAGTCCAGGACGATCCGGGGAAGCCCCTCGTTCCCGATCAGGCGGTTTTTCCGATCGATCTGGGTAATGCCTTACGGTTGGCCGGAGCCCGCGATATCGAAGTTCAGATTGCCAGGCAACGCGTTGCGGAAGCACTCGGTGAGCTTCAACTCGCGCGGTCTGCCTGGCTCCCAAGCATCTATTACGGCCCTCAGTGGATGAGACACGACGGTCAGGCCCAAATTGTCGAAGGGCCTGTCCAAACCATCAGTAAAAGCAGCCTGTTCGTCGGTGGGATGGCGGCACTCGGTGACGGAATCTCCGGTCCTGTTCCTGCGGGCGGGCCGCCGAACGTGGGAGGCTTCTCAACGATCTTGAGACTCTCCGACGCGATCTTTCTCCCAATGGCAGCCCGACGGGTAGTTGATGCTGAGCGTGCCGGTGTCTCGGTCGCGGTCAACAATGCAATTCAAGGGGTTGCAGAGGCATACTTTGATCTTCAGGCTGCCTCGGGGAAACTCGCGATCGCCTCGGAGGCAGCCGAGAACGCCGAGGTGCTTGTCGAACTGACCAGCTCATTCGCCAGGACGGGCCTCGGCCTCGAAGCGGATTATCGTCGGAGTCTCGTGGAGCGGGATTTGCAACGCAGAGAGGTGGCCGAGGCAGTTGGGTTACTCGAAATGGCATCCGCCGAGTTGACTCGACGGACTCGACTCGACCCACGAATTCGTGTAAGGCCGGTCGAGCCTCCCGAATCAATCCTCCGCTTCATTCCAGACGACACCTCGCCAGACGACTTGATCACAACGGCCCTGCTGAACCGTCCTGAACTTGCCGAACAACGGAAATTTGTCGAAGCGACCTTGATTCGCTTGAAACAGGCTCGATTACGTCCGTTCGTTCCGAGCCTTGCGACGCGTGTTTCCGGGGGAGGTTATGGTGGCGGCCGAAATGACTTTTTCGGAAATTTTGACGGCCGCTTTGATACCGATGTGAATGTGTTTTGGGAACTCCGAGGGCTCGGTGTCGGAGACGCAGCGTACATGAAGATGGCCGACGCTCGAAATCGGGAAGCAAAACTCCGGGTCCTCCAGGTCCAGGACCAGGTGGCAGCTGAAGTGGTCCAGGCCGAGAAAATGCGACGTGCAGCATCTCGCCAAATCGCCGAGGCGGAACGGGCAGTGCCCGACGCCATCCGATCACTTGAGCTGAATATTGCCAATATCCGCCGAGGAGCTGGGCTTCCCGAAGCGACCCGCCCAATCGAGGTCCTCCAACCGATCCAGGCCCTTGCTCGAGCCAGGCAAGCGTATCTCGATTCCGTGCTCGACTACAATCGGGCCCAGGTTCGTCTTTATTTTGCAATGGGGAGGCCCGAATCCCTCCCCTCTCCCGCGACCCCGACCGAGTGGATCCTTCCTCCTCCACTCCCGAACGCCGAGCCGATCGCACCCCCCATACTTCCCGACACCATCGAATAA
- a CDS encoding Gfo/Idh/MocA family protein translates to MIAAAAVSSLATGPREPRLSAQQATPTTPNDTIRHAVIGCRIRGRVHASQFGRQNGVEIAYVCDPDRVLAEELAETVEKDQGRRPMVVQDLRVIFDDSHVDTVSIATPNHWHALAAIWAMQSGKHVYVEKPVTHTVCEGRRMVQVAQKTGRLCQAGTQNRSSGALAAAAAYLRDGKLGDVTFARTIIYGQRSSIGPRGIYEVPEQIDYNLFLGPAANEPLTRPRLHYDWHWNWNTGNGELGNNNIHYIDICRWIMGLSGLGNLVLSVGGRLGYEDAGETPNTQLVVHQFETKTIVQEVRGLKTDPFSSIFQAGSIIHGTEGFLAGSSLFDPDGNLVQTFEGPSENHFVNFVEAVRNGRREELNADILEGHLSSALCHVGNLSYRLGTNRPPQEIADQLEDYGLHDEVAQTFDRMVNHLRDNEIDLDATQLTLGPLLSIDSDQERFTDSSEANVLLSREYRTPFVVPEAHEL, encoded by the coding sequence ATGATTGCCGCAGCAGCGGTATCGAGCCTTGCGACGGGACCTCGGGAACCTCGGCTCAGTGCTCAGCAGGCAACACCGACCACTCCCAATGACACCATTCGACATGCGGTGATTGGTTGTCGCATCCGAGGTCGGGTCCATGCCTCTCAGTTCGGGCGGCAGAATGGAGTCGAAATTGCCTATGTGTGCGATCCCGATCGGGTGCTTGCGGAGGAGCTCGCAGAGACTGTCGAGAAGGACCAAGGACGCCGTCCCATGGTAGTTCAGGACCTTCGTGTAATTTTCGACGATTCCCACGTGGACACCGTCTCGATCGCAACACCGAATCACTGGCATGCACTGGCCGCCATTTGGGCCATGCAGTCAGGAAAGCATGTTTATGTTGAAAAGCCGGTCACCCACACGGTTTGCGAGGGCCGGCGCATGGTTCAGGTAGCTCAAAAGACGGGGCGGCTCTGTCAGGCAGGAACTCAAAATCGCTCCAGTGGTGCCCTGGCTGCCGCCGCGGCCTATCTCCGAGACGGCAAACTCGGCGATGTTACGTTCGCCCGAACCATCATTTATGGCCAGCGAAGCAGCATCGGTCCGCGAGGAATTTACGAGGTACCAGAGCAGATAGACTACAACCTGTTCCTGGGTCCTGCGGCCAATGAACCCCTGACTCGCCCGAGATTGCACTACGACTGGCACTGGAACTGGAACACGGGCAACGGTGAACTCGGGAACAACAATATTCACTATATCGACATCTGTCGGTGGATCATGGGTCTCTCTGGCCTGGGAAACCTGGTGCTCAGTGTTGGTGGTAGGCTTGGTTACGAGGATGCTGGAGAAACACCGAACACTCAACTTGTTGTCCATCAGTTTGAAACGAAAACGATCGTTCAGGAAGTCCGGGGGCTGAAGACCGACCCCTTCAGTTCCATTTTCCAGGCCGGATCGATCATCCACGGTACCGAGGGTTTTCTAGCCGGATCGTCCCTATTCGACCCTGATGGAAATCTGGTTCAGACGTTTGAGGGTCCGTCAGAAAATCACTTCGTCAATTTCGTTGAGGCTGTACGCAACGGTCGACGAGAGGAATTGAACGCCGACATTCTGGAAGGCCACCTGTCGAGTGCGCTTTGCCATGTCGGCAATCTCTCGTACCGGCTCGGGACGAATAGGCCTCCTCAAGAGATCGCCGACCAGCTCGAGGATTACGGACTGCATGACGAAGTCGCCCAGACGTTTGATCGAATGGTCAACCACCTTCGAGACAACGAGATCGATCTCGACGCGACCCAACTCACACTGGGGCCGCTCCTGTCGATCGATTCCGATCAAGAGCGGTTTACGGACTCCTCAGAGGCCAACGTCCTTCTTTCTCGGGAGTATCGTACCCCGTTCGTCGTTCCAGAGGCGCATGAGCTGTGA